The sequence AACATGGTTTAATATCTTTCATGCAGGGGCGGATTTAGCAATTTGGGGGCCCAAGGCGAACACAGCCAAGGGGGCCCTCCATATTCATTCTTTTAGTACAAAAATGCAGGAAGGGCCACCCCTAGTGCATCTGTCAATATATAACCTTGCACCAAATGAAGATGGAGAAGTAAATAAGAAATGAAGTTTCAGTTTAGTGTAGGTGGTCATAACATGGTTTAATATCTTTCATGTGATCTTTGCTCTTACTGACACTAGGCAGTAGTACTTACGGATTCTGCCACGTCAAGGGGTAAGATCCGACAGAAGCGAAACTGGATCATAGACTCCTTTGACATGGAGGAGGAGTACCCAGGTCCTTATCCCTACAAACTGGGGATGGTGAGGATAAGACAACTCTACACACAGACTGATCAGTGGTCCATGAATCTGAAGATTGTACATTATACTGCTTTTTCtttacatgtgtgtttgagttcaattgttttgtatttatttcagATACAGTTAGATGTTAAATACTTAGTTAACTTACACATCCATGGACAAGGTGTTGACCTAGATCCAAAGGATGTGCTTGAGATAGACCAGAGGGATGGCACCCTGTGgagtaaacggaaagtgaacTTTGAGGAATACAAACTTCTCAAGGTGAATACTCACTATATGCATTTTCTTCACAGTGTGTGGTTGACTGATGCCATGAAGTAGCAGGCCATGTCTCATCAACATAGATCTTGCATTTTGCTGCTAAACTGGATAATTGTAGGCACTTTGTAGCACATCTCATCACTTAACTTGGAACAGTCACCTCAGTAGTTAAGTTCTGAACTAGAAATAAGTTGTGACCCTGATAAGTTGTGAGCACAACACTTAGAGGCAGCTGTGTTCGATTTGTTTGAGGGTCTTGGAcagcttctcttctctttccttatACATCTCAATGTTTGTATTCCTTACATGTCGGAATTAAGCTTAATTTTGAAGCCAAAAACGTGTCAAATGGTGAAGTTGACACACGGCTTGGCATTGAGATACAAATCAAAGATGTGAACGATAATGCTCCACAACTAGAAGGGGAATATAAAATCAGCCTGGATGAGTCAGCGAAGCAAGGTTTGTTGTTATGGTAGTTTTGCTTTTATTGACCATAGATGATATGTGATTGATTTTCATAGAGTGTACTTGTTAAGACAATTCTTTATATTATTCATATGAATTCTTAGGTATTTCACAAATATACCATAATATTAAACAGACTGACACATCGACAGGTAAAGACGTTATCACAGTGCGGGCAGATGACCTGGATGATTCAACAACTTCAAATGGAACCTTTGACTTAAGAATTGTGTCTGTTACCCCACAAGATCCTGACATTGATTTTGTCATAGCGCAAGAAGATACCATAGGAAAAATAACTTTCAAGGGATGCCTAAATTATGAGGTGGGTGTGACCAATGCTaagtctcttcttctctttgcTGTTCAATCTCTTTTGTTGTTCATATTCTATAGCTGACAGAGAATATTACACAATATATTCACTTGGATTTACTGTGGAGAGACAGCTTGCAATAAACATGAGGGGGTTTGCCTATTTACTTTTGAGGACCATGTCTTAGCATTTCGTTCTAAACCCTTGTGGGGTGACTGTGAATTATAGATGGCATAGCTTATAGTTCTTGTACAACTCATATATTTGGCTTATGACATTTAGGAAAGggtttttaatttcatttctCCCCCCAGAAATACCAGAAGTATACTATCTTGGTTGAAGCAAAGGACAGGGGAGAAGTAGTTCAACTTTCCAGCACTGGCACTGTAACAATCAATGTAAACGACCAAAACAACCACCCCCCTATCTTCACCGGTCAAACTGTAAGTTTGGACTAGCACCTATAATTACTTTAGCTCTGAGATGCGCTCACGATGCACcaaaaaatgtaatctgtctaAAGTGTAAAAACTTCAGTTACTTCAGTTTCTCACCTCACTGTTTTCAAATAGCTAAAGTAATCTCAGTCTTTGTCTGGTGGGCTTTTTGTAGGAAACACATGAATTTTGTTTATCACAGTATGAGTGAGGCTAACAGGATGCAATCTACTTTTTGGTAGAGAAGTGGCCAACATAAACCTTTTGCTTTTGCCGAACCTAAAAGGTTGTTGGCCTTCTCACAGTCAAGTAGCCTACTAGTCTGTGAGAAGTGATATGTTCTGCTGTCTCTTATAGGGCTCTGGCATAGtcaaagaaggagagagtgggatGACCATTCTACGAATTCAAGTCTCCGATGAAGACACTGAAGGCACGCCTGCCTGGAAGGCCAAGTACATGCTCCATGGAGACCCAGGTGGATATTTCAAGATCACGACTGATCCAGAAACGAATGAAGGAGTTTTGACAGTTGTTAAGGTACATATTTAGCTAAGATTAACAGTCAGCATTAGCTTTTTGAGTATGTATTGAGATTTCATGGTACTTGTAGatctctaaaacacacacatagtgagCACAACTCAGGTGTTGAATTAGAAAGGATATAAAGGTAATCGTGTAACTGGTTATATAAGAAGGGTTCATTTGAAActatttaaactattaattaactATTAAGAATGTAATGTGTATATTCTGTCAATTTGGGCAAAAGTGTCTCCCAAAtaccacaaacataaacataaaactaAACAGAAAATAATTCTAATGATAATAATATTATCattataattaataataaatcattatttaatttatataattGCAATCCAAAAGTTTTTTTAAGTTTACATGGCACCTTGCATTATGTTTACCTTGTGTAAAGTAAATTATATGGAGTATAAGTATGATGTTAGCCATCACAACATGAATTACTTCCTAGTCATGAATGACATGGAATTGTtgatacaataaaataataaaaataaaattgtaATAACATATCACAAAAAAACTTGCCTAAGGAAGTCTGATCTACTTAAATAGCTTAACGTTCTGTTTGTACTTCAGCCCTTAGACTATGAAGATGGTCAGCTGAGAAAACTGTCGGTCACCGTGGAGAATGAAGAGCCTTACTTTACCTGCCAAGTCAATGGTCGCCCTCAGCAGGGACTGTGGGATGTGGCATGGGTAGGAGGGGACTCTGATAACCTCCCTCCTGTAATCTCTCGGCCAATCACCATTACCGTTGAGGACACCAACGACCctcctttcttccttcctgaTGTCAAAAACATAAGGTTGATGGAGAACTCTCCTGTTGGAACGCCCCTGGAGAAATTTACTGCAGATGATCACGATGGGGTCTATGCCAGTAGTTTTGAGTAAGAGCGGGGAAAAAAGAGGGGGGAAATTCAACAAATTATGTGGTATTGAATAAAGGATCAGTAAGCCAAATGtcacattttaaatgtaaaatgtaaagagTAATCTAGAACATGACAGCATCTAAATGATGAATTCTTTCCGATTCCGCTGTCAGCAAACTCATGAATCTATAACATTACATGTCAATGTCAGTACTAACATTACTCTAACATGTCCTCTGTGTTGCTTGGCCTGCTTAACCCTTTAGCTCTAGTTTTGGTTTTTGGATGAATGGTTGTAGTTCAGTTACATCTACATGCCACAAAACTTTTGGCCTTTTAAAAACCCAAGGGTCTCTCTGCCCTAGCTCTCCCCTTCAGTCTGTTTGTCAACCTTTGTCTCTTCCTCAGATATCAAGTTGGGAAAGATCCAGCTGGTTGGGTTACGGTGGATTCTAAGACAGGCCAAGTCAGCACGACAAAAGTCCTGGACAGAGAGTCACTCTATGTGAATGACAGTCTCTATACTGCAATCATATGGGCAGTGGACCATGGTAAGCAATTAGATGTGTGGCATTTCTGGATTAGTCATAAACCTGGGAATTTTGATTTTAAAGAAGGATACTAACAGAGTTGAGTGATAAACTGTATACCTGTATGCATAAGTACAAGGGAGAATTCCCTGAACATATGCTTCCATTCAAACTAATTTAATGCATTATTAATGTATTCACAGCACACTGGTTGAATGCCACCTTCTTGTAAAGTACATTTCTGTATCTGCATCTTGTTTTTGTACCTgctgtggtagtgtgtgtgggggagggggttaaAAGATTTACATGAGGTGGGTTGTTTGCACAGCAGCTCAGATAGCTATCTACAAATACGGGCATTGCACTGCCCATATGCATTCATGCATGCACTCATCTCCTGTTCCTCCCAGCTTTACTGTTGTGTAATTTTTAACTAGTACATACGCTGCACTTTCTGAGCTGCTGCAACTGTTGACCTTTCATGACAGAATGTTTTAAAAAGACAAGCACATTTAACCATAACTGATTTAAATATTAGGAAAtgcctttttctctgtctgtacTTGGCAGGGGAACCCCCTATGACTGGTACTGGAACGCTTAATATTCACCTGATTGATGAGAATGACAATGTGCCTGTCTTGGACGAGAATGCGCTGGCCATGTGTTTGTCCGATGAGCCCATCTCTGCTAGCATCACTGCTCAGGATCTGGACCTACGCCCTTACAGTGACCCCTTCCATTTTGAATTGCTCGGAGATGTCCATGGGAGGTGGAAACTTGACCCTAAATATGGTATGAATCCACATTATCCCAGGCCTTGCCCTATTTTTGTAGATAAGAAAAACAAATTCTAAATATGATTAAGGCAATGCATGAGCATCTGATATTCTCTTAAAAGTCAAAACAAATTTGCTTCACATAGTTGTGTACGGTTTTCTAAATTATTCTGAACAGGAACAAAAGTAAACCTGGTGAAGGACACGGCAGTTTACGCAGGTCACCACGAACTGACTTTGAAGATCTCCGACTCTCAAGGCCAACATTCCCTACAAAATCTGTCTGTCACAGTGTGTGACTGCACAGAGTCACAGGATTGCATATCGCGGAGCAGATCCACTGAAATGGGTGGGAGTGCCATTGGCATTGTTATCCTCGGTCTGTTGCTCCTACTAGGTGAGGCCATGCAGAATTCTTTTTTTTACCTAACATAGTCATTCTAGGTTTTTCATTCACTGACAGAGGTATTCAAACAGACATGAGTGAACAGCGCACAGAAACTTGTAAGAAAGTAAACACAATACACAGTGTGACTGAAGTTCAGAGGGTTGTACCACAGAAGAGCAAATACATGTTCACTGTGTAGCGGTTAGCTATGCCTGCTTACTTAAacgataataatataataattaaataattaaataataattaataaactGGTGGTTTTTGGCATAGACTGATGGCACTTGAGAGGTTCTCTTTGTGTTTTGACGTGACGCGATGACGTGAGTCTGAGGTTAGGCCTGTCATTATAAGAATGAAGTCTATGGCGAAGACAGTGTGGGCCGATGGCGGATGAGTTGCGGCGAGAGAGAAGTTGACTGAGAAGTAAAAAGCTGAACCTGGAAAGGTTGTGTGGATTCTATTATCACTCTAGTGGATTATTCTATACCCTGGGAGCGCTTTTGGACCCCGACACCCTTTTCTGAGAATTCAGCAGGAGTAGGAGTACATTGGAGCTATCTACGAACAAACAACACTGAATGCTGGGTTTGatccaaactttttctgttgCTGTGATCGGCTTCCCTAAGCCTGTTTGTAGCCTCCAAAAACCCTTTCACCTGCCCTCCACACCTACCACTTCCCTAATCCCATTTAAATTCTCACGTCTCACTTCTTTCACCTCTCTGACTGTGATAATAAAAGGTTGTAAGTCTCTGAATCGTATTTATCAACACAGAATTCATCTTCAGTGAGAATATGTTTtgattgtgtctgtttgtctgtccgaCTTTGTGTGTTTACAGCTTTGCTGTTGCTGGCAAGTCTAATCTCCTGTAAGTCAGAAAAAGTCTTCATCCAACCAGAGGAAAGTCCAGGATGGCATCTACTACCCTCCAATATTGAGACACCTGGAACTGATTGCAAGGTACAATAGAATGTGATAA comes from Alosa sapidissima isolate fAloSap1 chromosome 7, fAloSap1.pri, whole genome shotgun sequence and encodes:
- the LOC121712844 gene encoding cadherin-like protein 26 isoform X1 — encoded protein: MATMGAWTISVLLILAVVLTDSATSRGKIRQKRNWIIDSFDMEEEYPGPYPYKLGMIQLDVKYLVNLHIHGQGVDLDPKDVLEIDQRDGTLWSKRKVNFEEYKLLKLNFEAKNVSNGEVDTRLGIEIQIKDVNDNAPQLEGEYKISLDESAKQGKDVITVRADDLDDSTTSNGTFDLRIVSVTPQDPDIDFVIAQEDTIGKITFKGCLNYEKYQKYTILVEAKDRGEVVQLSSTGTVTINVNDQNNHPPIFTGQTGSGIVKEGESGMTILRIQVSDEDTEGTPAWKAKYMLHGDPGGYFKITTDPETNEGVLTVVKPLDYEDGQLRKLSVTVENEEPYFTCQVNGRPQQGLWDVAWVGGDSDNLPPVISRPITITVEDTNDPPFFLPDVKNIRLMENSPVGTPLEKFTADDHDGVYASSFEYQVGKDPAGWVTVDSKTGQVSTTKVLDRESLYVNDSLYTAIIWAVDHGEPPMTGTGTLNIHLIDENDNVPVLDENALAMCLSDEPISASITAQDLDLRPYSDPFHFELLGDVHGRWKLDPKYGTKVNLVKDTAVYAGHHELTLKISDSQGQHSLQNLSVTVCDCTESQDCISRSRSTEMGGSAIGIVILGLLLLLALLLLASLISCKSEKVFIQPEESPGWHLLPSNIETPGTDCKVPYPVDQVDIGKAVNVKLINSTNPVIVMQESDMKSNVPGFSQYANGVSLNQQSTQEIASSKKSFWDMGFGYEEASTRKSFREFGYAEGSMMNRKFSHQESSSIRRDVLNSQLIQRLDMLETFENELGDYDPHVYAYEGEPASDAQLDAISIPGSEVDGNLLQNLHPKFRTLANICRPDLMEGIYSNGTV
- the LOC121712844 gene encoding cadherin-like protein 26 isoform X2; its protein translation is MATMGAWTISVLLILAVVLTDSATSRGKIRQKRNWIIDSFDMEEEYPGPYPYKLGMIQLDVKYLVNLHIHGQGVDLDPKDVLEIDQRDGTLWSKRKVNFEEYKLLKLNFEAKNVSNGEVDTRLGIEIQIKDVNDNAPQLEGEYKISLDESAKQGKDVITVRADDLDDSTTSNGTFDLRIVSVTPQDPDIDFVIAQEDTIGKITFKGCLNYEGSGIVKEGESGMTILRIQVSDEDTEGTPAWKAKYMLHGDPGGYFKITTDPETNEGVLTVVKPLDYEDGQLRKLSVTVENEEPYFTCQVNGRPQQGLWDVAWVGGDSDNLPPVISRPITITVEDTNDPPFFLPDVKNIRLMENSPVGTPLEKFTADDHDGVYASSFEYQVGKDPAGWVTVDSKTGQVSTTKVLDRESLYVNDSLYTAIIWAVDHGEPPMTGTGTLNIHLIDENDNVPVLDENALAMCLSDEPISASITAQDLDLRPYSDPFHFELLGDVHGRWKLDPKYGTKVNLVKDTAVYAGHHELTLKISDSQGQHSLQNLSVTVCDCTESQDCISRSRSTEMGGSAIGIVILGLLLLLALLLLASLISCKSEKVFIQPEESPGWHLLPSNIETPGTDCKVPYPVDQVDIGKAVNVKLINSTNPVIVMQESDMKSNVPGFSQYANGVSLNQQSTQEIASSKKSFWDMGFGYEEASTRKSFREFGYAEGSMMNRKFSHQESSSIRRDVLNSQLIQRLDMLETFENELGDYDPHVYAYEGEPASDAQLDAISIPGSEVDGNLLQNLHPKFRTLANICRPDLMEGIYSNGTV